In the Candidatus Omnitrophota bacterium genome, one interval contains:
- the msrB gene encoding peptide-methionine (R)-S-oxide reductase MsrB: MGRVVRTEDEWKKILTSEQYKVTRRKGTERAFTGEYWNYKSHGVYVCIGCGNDLFSSETKYDSGTGWPSFWKPLAEENILYEDDNGLWAKRIEVLCSRCGAHLGHVFDDGPPPTHKRYCLNSAALRFIEKRK, encoded by the coding sequence GTGGGCCGCGTGGTCAGGACAGAGGACGAGTGGAAAAAGATCCTGACTTCCGAGCAGTACAAGGTCACCCGCCGGAAGGGGACGGAGCGGGCTTTCACCGGCGAATACTGGAACTACAAAAGCCACGGGGTCTACGTCTGTATCGGTTGCGGTAACGATCTGTTCAGTTCCGAAACCAAATATGATTCCGGCACGGGATGGCCGAGTTTCTGGAAGCCATTGGCCGAGGAGAATATCCTTTACGAGGACGATAACGGCTTGTGGGCGAAGCGGATCGAGGTGTTGTGCTCCCGCTGCGGGGCCCACCTGGGGCATGTCTTTGACGACGGCCCTCCCCCGACGCACAAGCGTTATTGCCTGAATTCGGCGGCGCTGCGGTTCATCGAAAAACGAAAATAA
- a CDS encoding GNAT family N-acetyltransferase, with product MQYYEPYKFKKRSPVWVDADAAIRKIHKGKRILVGSGCAEPQHLVRALERNASHFHDNEVVHLLTPGIAPYAEVRYAQNFRHNAFFIGPNVRKAVEDGYADYIPIFLSEIPRLFKTGQMPIHAVLLQVSPPDKRNYVSLGVSVDILPAAIAVADIVIAQVNRHMPETLGQSKLPLKAVDYLVKMDEPLVEFPQGDPDETSTEIGRHLVRYIRDGDTLQLGIGNIPDAVLRNLSDKNDLGIHSEMVSDGVVSLYKNGNINNRRKKLHRGKSVVSFTLGSRKIYDVVDKNPDFYFCTTEYANDPFVICQNDNMVSINSAIQVDLTGQVCADSIGTRFYSGFGGQVDFVRGTKRSKGGRSFIALTSTARHGEVSRIVTALSPGAGVVTTRADVHYVVTEYGTAYLHGKNIRERALALIQIAHPKFRDGLLDYLKQRNYIYLDQKTIKDDHSPVKDLIPHSHMFKGRTVYFRPLRPHDEKAIQDFFYSHEPDTIYQRYLSYVDAMPHEVAQARVSVDYNRDMAIAGFDSWQPYGQMVCLGRYIRQDDEAAEVGIVVKENYQRLGIGTFLCECLTKAARSHGVKQLFATMSKTNSPMLKIFKRNGFLAEESKKVDGYHVHQDMAPGSSPEQSPRT from the coding sequence ATGCAATACTACGAACCCTATAAATTCAAGAAACGTTCGCCCGTCTGGGTGGACGCCGACGCGGCGATCCGGAAGATCCATAAGGGCAAGCGGATCCTCGTCGGCTCGGGCTGCGCCGAGCCCCAGCACCTGGTCCGGGCGCTTGAACGGAACGCCTCGCATTTTCATGACAATGAAGTTGTCCATTTGTTGACGCCGGGGATCGCCCCTTACGCCGAAGTCCGGTACGCGCAGAATTTCCGCCACAACGCATTTTTCATCGGCCCCAACGTCCGCAAGGCGGTCGAGGACGGCTACGCGGATTATATCCCGATCTTTCTTTCCGAGATTCCCCGGCTGTTCAAGACCGGCCAGATGCCCATTCATGCGGTCTTGCTGCAGGTTTCACCGCCGGACAAACGCAATTATGTGTCCCTGGGCGTGAGCGTCGATATCCTGCCGGCGGCCATCGCCGTGGCAGACATCGTGATCGCCCAGGTCAACAGGCACATGCCGGAAACCCTCGGGCAAAGCAAGCTCCCGCTGAAGGCCGTGGATTATCTGGTCAAGATGGACGAGCCCCTGGTGGAATTTCCCCAGGGCGATCCGGATGAGACTTCGACCGAAATCGGCAGGCACCTGGTCCGGTATATCCGCGACGGAGACACGCTACAATTGGGGATCGGGAACATCCCGGACGCGGTCCTGCGGAACCTTTCCGATAAAAATGATCTTGGGATTCATTCCGAAATGGTGTCTGATGGCGTTGTTTCTCTCTATAAGAACGGGAACATCAACAACCGGCGCAAAAAACTGCACCGGGGCAAGTCCGTGGTCAGCTTCACGCTCGGCAGCCGGAAGATTTACGACGTGGTGGACAAGAATCCGGATTTTTATTTTTGCACGACCGAATACGCCAACGATCCGTTCGTGATCTGTCAGAACGACAACATGGTTTCGATCAATTCCGCGATCCAGGTCGACCTGACCGGCCAGGTCTGCGCCGACAGCATCGGCACGCGGTTTTACAGCGGATTTGGAGGGCAGGTGGATTTTGTCCGCGGCACCAAACGGTCCAAGGGGGGGCGGTCGTTCATCGCCCTGACCTCGACCGCCAGGCATGGCGAGGTGTCGCGCATTGTTACGGCGCTGTCCCCCGGCGCCGGCGTTGTCACGACCCGCGCGGACGTGCATTATGTCGTGACCGAATACGGGACCGCTTATCTTCACGGAAAAAATATCCGCGAGCGGGCCCTGGCGCTGATCCAGATCGCGCACCCCAAATTCCGGGACGGGCTGCTGGATTATCTTAAACAGAGAAATTATATCTACCTCGATCAGAAAACGATCAAGGACGACCATAGCCCGGTCAAGGACCTGATCCCCCACAGCCACATGTTCAAGGGCAGGACCGTGTACTTCCGCCCCCTGCGCCCCCACGACGAGAAAGCGATCCAGGATTTTTTTTACAGTCATGAACCGGACACGATTTATCAGCGGTATCTTTCCTATGTCGACGCCATGCCGCACGAGGTCGCGCAGGCCAGGGTCTCGGTGGATTATAACCGCGACATGGCCATCGCCGGTTTTGACAGCTGGCAGCCCTACGGTCAGATGGTCTGCCTGGGCCGTTACATCCGCCAGGACGACGAAGCCGCCGAAGTCGGGATCGTGGTGAAAGAGAATTATCAGCGCCTCGGCATCGGAACGTTCCTCTGTGAGTGCCTGACCAAGGCGGCCCGGAGCCATGGCGTTAAGCAGTTGTTTGCCACGATGTCCAAGACCAACAGCCCGATGCTGAAGATTTTCAAGCGCAACGGATTTTTGGCTGAGGAAAGCAAAAAAGTGGACGGTTATCACGTCCACCAGGACATGGCCCCCGGCAGTTCTCCGGAACAATCCCCCCGCACATAG
- a CDS encoding peptidoglycan-binding protein, which translates to MRRLFFVLLFIMVTSCTGCDAVYRLLQKEGAEEKDLLGEVVPGQSSPAVKEIQKLLKLYGYTVGTPDGVLGVNTRTAIRRFQEDNDLEITRFVDYATWEALNQFEPYGLVKGGDLNIKMVQQALQNAKVSPGGVDGKMGRRTVEAVKKFQAIKKLKQDGKIGFKTLKNLAVYLPPPSSVEEARPSAAARKKPPAKQRGSR; encoded by the coding sequence ATGCGCCGATTATTTTTTGTCCTCCTGTTCATCATGGTGACGTCCTGCACGGGTTGCGACGCGGTTTACCGGCTGTTGCAGAAAGAGGGGGCGGAGGAAAAGGATCTCCTGGGGGAGGTCGTGCCCGGCCAGAGCAGCCCCGCGGTCAAGGAAATCCAGAAGCTGCTGAAGCTTTACGGTTATACCGTTGGCACGCCGGACGGCGTCCTCGGCGTCAACACCCGCACGGCCATCCGGAGATTTCAGGAAGACAATGATCTGGAGATCACGCGGTTCGTGGACTACGCCACGTGGGAAGCCCTCAATCAGTTTGAGCCGTACGGGCTGGTCAAGGGTGGAGACCTGAACATCAAGATGGTCCAGCAGGCGCTTCAGAACGCCAAGGTGTCCCCCGGGGGCGTGGACGGGAAAATGGGCCGGAGGACCGTTGAGGCGGTCAAAAAGTTTCAGGCCATTAAAAAGCTCAAACAGGACGGGAAGATCGGGTTTAAGACGCTGAAAAATCTTGCCGTGTATCTCCCTCCGCCCAGCTCGGTCGAGGAAGCGAGACCTTCCGCGGCCGCGCGGAAGAAGCCGCCGGCCAAGCAGCGGGGCAGCCGATAA
- the hypE gene encoding hydrogenase expression/formation protein HypE, which produces MTPPKDFSLSCPVPIKKYPHVLMAHGGGGTLMHELINKILLAAFADCAFKAEHDSAVLTLERTKIAMTTDSYVVRPLFFPGGDIGSMAVHGTVNDLAMSGARPVYISVGLILEEGLSIETLWRIACSIREACLKSGVKIVTGDTKVVDKGKGDGIFINTTGIGVIEHGLTIAPKSVQPGDAVIVSGDLGRHGIAIMAAREGLEFESKIESDSAPLWGAVSRLLAEGIGVHCLRDLTRGGLASALNEIAQSSGAGIEIEETLIPAREDVRGACEMLGFDPLYVANEGRMVIFVPAGEAEKALAILRSTPEGKDACLIGVISGKNPGMVTMKSRIGVNRIVDMLSGEQLPRIC; this is translated from the coding sequence ATGACCCCTCCTAAAGATTTTTCTCTGTCCTGCCCTGTTCCGATCAAGAAATATCCTCACGTGTTGATGGCCCACGGCGGCGGCGGGACGCTGATGCACGAGCTGATCAATAAAATTTTGCTGGCCGCTTTTGCCGATTGCGCGTTCAAGGCCGAACACGACTCCGCCGTCCTGACGCTGGAGCGGACGAAGATCGCCATGACCACGGATTCTTACGTTGTGCGGCCGCTGTTCTTTCCCGGCGGAGACATCGGGTCCATGGCGGTCCACGGAACGGTGAACGACCTGGCCATGTCCGGCGCCCGCCCGGTGTATATCAGCGTCGGGTTGATCCTCGAGGAGGGCCTGTCCATCGAGACGTTGTGGCGCATCGCCTGTTCCATCCGCGAGGCGTGCCTGAAGTCCGGCGTCAAGATCGTGACCGGCGACACGAAGGTCGTGGACAAGGGGAAAGGCGACGGGATTTTTATCAACACGACCGGCATCGGCGTCATTGAGCACGGGCTGACGATCGCGCCCAAAAGCGTCCAGCCCGGCGACGCGGTGATCGTCAGCGGAGATTTGGGCCGGCACGGGATCGCCATCATGGCGGCGAGAGAAGGCTTGGAATTTGAAAGCAAGATCGAAAGCGACTCAGCCCCGTTGTGGGGAGCGGTCAGCCGGCTGTTGGCCGAAGGGATCGGGGTCCATTGTCTGCGCGACCTGACCCGCGGCGGGCTTGCCAGCGCCCTGAACGAGATCGCGCAATCCTCCGGCGCGGGGATCGAGATCGAGGAAACATTGATCCCGGCGCGCGAGGACGTCCGCGGTGCCTGCGAAATGCTGGGGTTTGATCCTCTGTATGTGGCCAACGAAGGACGGATGGTGATTTTTGTCCCGGCTGGAGAAGCCGAAAAGGCGCTCGCAATTTTACGGTCGACGCCGGAAGGCAAAGACGCCTGTTTGATCGGCGTCATTTCTGGCAAGAATCCGGGGATGGTGACGATGAAGAGCCGGATCGGCGTCAACCGTATCGTGGACATGCTCAGCGGAGAACAATTGCCGAGGATCTGTTAA
- a CDS encoding DUF502 domain-containing protein — protein sequence MKKFLGHLRMYVFRGLLAMIPIALSVLAVRFIYFFIDKKIINLVSKYIGYSIPGLGILLLLVVLYVIGLLASIAIGKQLFGLIEKITARIPLIRTIYQIGQQVSFSLSLPEKQLFERVVLVDFHGIWAIGFVTGAFKENKTGRQLLRVFFPNVPNPTTGFVTVVDPAKTRDPKWTVEEGIRVVVSGGIIGPDMVD from the coding sequence ATGAAAAAGTTCCTGGGGCATCTCCGGATGTATGTTTTCCGCGGCCTTTTGGCGATGATTCCCATCGCGCTGTCCGTGTTGGCCGTGCGGTTCATCTATTTCTTTATTGACAAGAAGATCATCAACCTGGTTTCAAAATATATCGGGTATTCGATCCCGGGGCTGGGGATCCTGCTGCTTTTGGTCGTGCTGTATGTTATCGGGCTCCTGGCCAGTATTGCCATCGGCAAACAGCTCTTTGGGCTCATTGAGAAGATCACCGCCCGGATCCCGCTGATCCGGACGATTTATCAGATCGGCCAGCAGGTGTCGTTCAGTCTCTCTCTTCCGGAGAAGCAATTGTTCGAGCGGGTGGTGCTGGTGGACTTCCACGGGATCTGGGCGATCGGTTTTGTGACGGGGGCCTTTAAAGAAAATAAAACCGGGCGTCAGCTTTTGAGGGTCTTTTTTCCAAACGTTCCCAATCCCACGACGGGATTTGTGACGGTTGTGGACCCCGCCAAGACCAGGGACCCCAAGTGGACCGTTGAGGAAGGGATCCGTGTCGTGGTTTCCGGTGGGATCATCGGGCCGGACATGGTCGACTAA
- a CDS encoding HD domain-containing protein gives MGKLILLMKRFQVKVALLMILSMLVVLSVSNSLIYKFTLDAEFNMIRNHLKSIAQMTAWGIDPDLLQQVPLREEGLKSSAYRHIADQLRKVKDANPHIKYVYTMKKTDKHGIWQFIVDPDPVERKAHWGDLTSYPGDTYDASRFPEMMAAFDGPSVDKNFEVDEWAVTLSGYAPIRDREGRAVAIVGVDAESKDVYLMQREVYRRTIFVLVLGILICFLVGARLAWSVTSPVEELIEGTRVLARGDLDHRVTVKGDDEISELASSFNDMAQSLGESRKRIINYFYDVVRSLVLVMEARDHYTRGHSEAVAELVVKIAGRMGFPSETVEMLKQMTLLHDIGKVGVQESILNKKDKLSPEEWAVIKQHPVIGEEILKPVLIDKEMLAVVRGHHERYDGNGYPDKLQGDQISIFASIVSVADAYHAMTSNRPYRHAMSRGEAIEELKKHKGGQFNPEVVDIFLQILREEKF, from the coding sequence ATGGGCAAACTCATCCTGTTGATGAAGCGCTTCCAGGTCAAGGTCGCGCTTTTGATGATTCTCTCTATGCTCGTCGTCCTGTCCGTCAGCAATTCCCTCATCTATAAATTCACCCTCGACGCCGAATTCAACATGATCCGGAATCACCTGAAATCCATCGCCCAGATGACCGCCTGGGGGATCGATCCCGACCTTCTCCAGCAGGTGCCTTTGCGCGAGGAGGGCCTGAAGTCTTCCGCCTACCGCCATATCGCCGACCAGCTGAGGAAAGTCAAGGACGCGAACCCACACATCAAATATGTATATACGATGAAAAAAACAGACAAGCATGGGATCTGGCAGTTCATCGTCGATCCTGACCCGGTCGAGCGCAAGGCCCACTGGGGCGACCTGACGTCTTATCCCGGCGACACCTATGACGCGTCCCGTTTTCCGGAAATGATGGCGGCCTTTGACGGCCCGTCCGTGGACAAAAATTTTGAGGTGGATGAATGGGCCGTCACCCTGTCCGGATACGCGCCCATCCGCGACCGGGAGGGGCGCGCGGTCGCGATCGTCGGCGTGGACGCCGAGTCCAAGGATGTTTATTTGATGCAGAGGGAGGTTTACCGCCGCACGATTTTCGTCCTGGTTCTGGGGATCCTGATCTGCTTTCTCGTGGGGGCCCGCCTGGCGTGGAGCGTCACGTCCCCCGTTGAAGAATTGATCGAGGGGACCCGGGTCCTGGCCAGGGGGGATCTGGACCATCGCGTCACGGTGAAAGGGGACGATGAGATCAGCGAACTGGCCTCGTCGTTCAACGACATGGCCCAAAGCCTGGGCGAATCGCGCAAAAGGATCATCAATTATTTTTATGACGTCGTGAGATCTTTGGTCCTCGTCATGGAGGCCAGGGACCATTACACCCGGGGCCATTCCGAGGCCGTGGCCGAACTGGTCGTCAAGATCGCGGGGCGCATGGGATTCCCTTCCGAGACCGTGGAGATGCTCAAGCAGATGACCCTCCTGCACGATATAGGCAAGGTCGGCGTGCAGGAAAGCATCCTCAACAAGAAGGACAAGCTGTCTCCCGAAGAGTGGGCGGTGATTAAGCAACATCCCGTCATCGGCGAGGAAATCTTAAAGCCGGTCCTTATCGATAAAGAGATGCTGGCCGTTGTCCGCGGGCACCACGAGCGGTATGACGGCAACGGTTATCCCGATAAGCTTCAGGGGGACCAGATCAGCATTTTCGCCTCCATCGTTTCCGTGGCCGACGCGTATCACGCCATGACATCCAATCGACCCTACCGCCATGCCATGAGCCGGGGGGAGGCGATTGAGGAGCTGAAGAAACACAAGGGAGGCCAGTTTAACCCCGAAGTCGTCGATATTTTTTTGCAGATTCTTCGTGAGGAAAAATTTTAA
- a CDS encoding peptidoglycan-binding domain-containing protein gives MKKSIVVTGVVLGGIMLAGCGGQQSKEDSFLEDMEIVLEENATTGSNEAVLNEVTMIDPTQPVDPAAVASANPETALEITVAKHQEIMNQSRAFEKPGAQDIQQSLKNAGFYDGSVDGVIGPLTRRAIREFQEQNSLTADGKVGPKTWEKLAPYLTANQQAAVTRGVTN, from the coding sequence ATGAAAAAGAGCATTGTCGTGACGGGTGTCGTTCTCGGAGGAATCATGTTGGCCGGATGCGGCGGGCAGCAATCGAAGGAAGACAGTTTTTTGGAGGACATGGAGATCGTTCTGGAGGAGAATGCGACGACGGGGTCCAATGAAGCCGTCCTCAACGAGGTGACGATGATCGACCCGACCCAGCCAGTGGATCCGGCCGCGGTCGCTTCCGCCAACCCCGAGACAGCTCTGGAAATCACGGTGGCCAAGCATCAAGAGATCATGAACCAGTCGCGGGCGTTTGAGAAGCCGGGCGCGCAGGACATTCAACAGTCGTTAAAAAATGCCGGATTTTACGATGGCAGCGTGGATGGCGTGATAGGCCCCCTAACCCGCAGGGCCATCCGTGAATTCCAGGAACAGAACAGCCTGACCGCCGACGGCAAAGTCGGGCCGAAAACCTGGGAAAAGCTTGCGCCGTATCTCACGGCCAACCAACAGGCCGCTGTGACCCGGGGCGTCACCAATTAA
- a CDS encoding calcium/sodium antiporter, producing the protein MIIDILFLILGFGLLIKGADLLVEGASSLARLMKVSDLVVGLTVVAFGTSMPEMFVNVFASFTGHSELAIGNVVGSNLFNILVILGISAVVYPLQVTKNTTWKEIPLAFLAAVLVLVLANDQWIDGAETSSLSRIDGIVFLSFFVIFLYYVFVVAQDYESLAEGHEPVRFGMAKSFAFIALGLVGLVVGGKWIVDSAIHMATAWGVSESLIGITIVGVGTSLPELVTSLVAARRKNTDIAIGNVVGSNIFNVFLILGVSAVIRPLPFAPKNNFDIGIMIAATALLFAAMFTGKKRLLDRWEGMAFVACYVIYVIVLINRG; encoded by the coding sequence ATGATCATCGATATCCTTTTCTTGATTTTGGGCTTTGGGCTGTTGATCAAGGGCGCCGACCTTCTGGTCGAAGGGGCGTCCTCTCTGGCCCGCCTGATGAAGGTCTCGGACCTTGTGGTGGGACTCACGGTCGTGGCGTTCGGGACCTCCATGCCGGAGATGTTCGTCAACGTCTTCGCGAGTTTTACCGGTCATTCAGAGCTGGCGATCGGCAACGTGGTCGGGAGCAATCTTTTCAATATCCTCGTGATCCTGGGGATATCGGCGGTGGTCTATCCTCTGCAAGTCACCAAAAATACGACCTGGAAAGAGATCCCTCTTGCTTTTCTCGCCGCCGTCCTTGTTCTGGTCCTGGCCAATGACCAGTGGATAGACGGCGCGGAGACTTCTTCCCTGTCCCGTATTGACGGCATTGTTTTTTTGTCATTTTTCGTCATTTTTTTGTATTATGTTTTTGTTGTTGCCCAGGACTATGAAAGTCTGGCCGAAGGGCATGAGCCGGTCCGCTTCGGGATGGCGAAATCGTTCGCCTTTATTGCCCTGGGCCTGGTCGGGCTTGTGGTCGGCGGGAAATGGATCGTCGATTCCGCGATTCACATGGCCACGGCTTGGGGTGTCAGTGAGTCCCTGATCGGGATCACGATCGTGGGGGTGGGAACCAGTCTTCCGGAACTTGTGACGTCCTTGGTGGCGGCCCGGCGGAAGAATACGGACATCGCGATCGGAAATGTGGTGGGTTCGAATATTTTCAACGTGTTTCTTATTCTCGGCGTCAGCGCCGTGATCCGGCCGTTGCCCTTTGCCCCCAAAAACAATTTCGATATTGGGATCATGATCGCGGCCACAGCGCTGTTGTTTGCCGCGATGTTCACCGGCAAAAAGCGCCTGCTGGACCGCTGGGAGGGGATGGCCTTTGTTGCGTGCTATGTGATTTATGTGATCGTCCTGATCAATCGGGGATAG
- a CDS encoding YkgJ family cysteine cluster protein, translated as MSILEFFRYLGVSDFWKVLVVQHLFRTLGRDIARFQKRTRLGCQPGCGRCCEGPHVETTVLEMMPLAAHLWQKGEASRWLETVEKAGNPSPCVFYQPDPAGQGKGRCSVYPLRPLICRLFGFSANRDKQGHRVLMTCARIKENQTADYLDVQKHIDSGLPVPVMSDYILRVSPIDPVLGQKQVPINDAIHRAIERIGLRMSLRSRR; from the coding sequence ATGAGCATTTTGGAGTTTTTTCGGTATTTGGGAGTAAGCGATTTCTGGAAGGTCCTGGTCGTCCAGCACTTGTTCCGGACGCTGGGCCGGGATATCGCCCGTTTTCAAAAGAGGACGCGCCTCGGATGCCAGCCGGGATGCGGGCGTTGCTGCGAAGGCCCCCATGTGGAAACGACTGTTTTGGAAATGATGCCGCTTGCCGCGCATTTGTGGCAAAAAGGCGAGGCCTCCCGCTGGCTGGAGACCGTTGAAAAGGCCGGCAACCCTTCCCCCTGTGTTTTTTATCAACCGGATCCCGCGGGACAGGGGAAAGGGCGTTGTTCCGTGTATCCCCTGCGTCCGTTGATCTGCCGCCTGTTCGGATTCTCGGCAAATCGGGACAAGCAAGGCCATCGGGTGCTTATGACCTGCGCCCGGATCAAAGAGAATCAGACCGCGGATTATCTGGACGTCCAAAAGCACATCGATTCAGGCCTCCCCGTGCCTGTCATGAGCGATTATATCCTGCGTGTTTCCCCCATCGATCCCGTTTTGGGCCAGAAGCAGGTGCCGATCAACGACGCGATCCACCGGGCCATCGAAAGGATCGGGCTGCGGATGAGCCTGCGGTCCCGCCGTTAA
- a CDS encoding sodium-dependent transporter: protein MKPKRENWSSRIGVILAVAGSAIGLGNFLRFPAMAAANGGGAFLIPYFISLLVLGLPLMWIEWTLGRFGGGFGHGTAPGIFHTVWQKNRFIKYFGVIGIFGPLVIFIFYTYIGSWSLAYSVFSLMGKYQGLGNQDAMRSFLSGYQGLEQNQFFDGMGWAYLFFLITFGLNISVIYFGIKGGIERLCKIAMPLLFFFAVILLIRVVTLGTPDPSRPDWNISNGFGFLWNPDFSALTRAKVWLDAAGQILFTLSVGIGVILTYASYLSKADDVVLSGTTSAGTNEIAEVILGGSIVIPAAYVFFGPQQIQEIASKGTFDLGFVTMPIILGHLPWAQIMGFLWFFLLFLAGITSSVSLAQPVIAFMEDEFDISKKKAVAIFGAVSFVLCQPAIFFLKNGVVEELNFWGGTFFLVIFATIEVVLFSWVFGLERAWDEIHRGADMQVPRIYKFIIKYVTPAFLFIILGTWFWQEWLPFIMMKNVPPENQIYVLATRIGLLVMLLVLVNLVRLAWQRKNKEELFFKLDSYQDFDI, encoded by the coding sequence GTGAAACCGAAGAGAGAGAATTGGTCGTCCAGGATCGGGGTGATCCTGGCCGTGGCCGGATCGGCCATCGGACTCGGCAATTTTTTGCGGTTCCCGGCCATGGCCGCGGCCAACGGCGGCGGCGCGTTTTTGATCCCGTATTTTATCTCGCTTCTCGTGCTGGGCCTTCCGCTTATGTGGATCGAGTGGACCCTGGGGCGTTTCGGCGGCGGCTTCGGCCACGGCACGGCGCCGGGAATCTTCCATACGGTCTGGCAGAAAAACCGGTTCATCAAATATTTCGGCGTGATCGGGATCTTTGGCCCGCTGGTCATTTTTATCTTTTACACCTATATCGGATCCTGGAGTCTGGCTTACAGCGTCTTTTCGCTGATGGGCAAGTATCAGGGGCTGGGGAACCAGGACGCGATGCGGAGTTTCCTGAGCGGCTACCAGGGGCTGGAGCAGAACCAGTTTTTTGACGGCATGGGATGGGCGTATTTATTTTTCCTGATCACGTTTGGGCTTAACATCTCTGTCATTTATTTCGGGATCAAGGGCGGGATCGAACGGCTGTGCAAGATCGCGATGCCGCTGTTGTTCTTTTTTGCGGTGATCCTTTTGATCCGGGTGGTGACACTCGGGACCCCGGACCCGTCGAGGCCGGACTGGAACATCTCCAACGGCTTTGGTTTTCTCTGGAACCCGGACTTCTCGGCCCTGACCAGGGCCAAGGTCTGGCTGGACGCGGCGGGGCAGATCCTTTTTACATTGAGCGTCGGGATCGGCGTGATTTTAACTTATGCCAGTTATCTGTCAAAAGCGGACGACGTCGTGCTTTCCGGCACCACGTCCGCCGGGACCAACGAGATCGCGGAAGTGATCCTGGGGGGCAGCATTGTCATCCCGGCGGCGTATGTTTTCTTCGGACCTCAGCAGATCCAGGAAATCGCGAGTAAGGGGACCTTCGACCTGGGTTTCGTGACCATGCCCATCATTCTGGGACATCTGCCCTGGGCCCAGATCATGGGATTTCTCTGGTTCTTTCTTCTGTTCCTGGCCGGGATCACGTCCTCGGTGTCCCTGGCCCAGCCGGTCATCGCATTTATGGAAGATGAATTCGATATTTCCAAAAAGAAAGCCGTGGCCATTTTTGGCGCGGTGTCATTTGTCTTGTGCCAGCCGGCGATCTTTTTCCTGAAAAACGGCGTGGTGGAAGAGCTTAATTTTTGGGGAGGGACATTTTTCCTCGTCATTTTCGCCACGATCGAAGTCGTACTGTTTTCCTGGGTCTTCGGCCTGGAGCGGGCGTGGGACGAGATCCACCGCGGTGCGGACATGCAGGTCCCCAGGATTTACAAGTTCATCATCAAATACGTGACGCCGGCGTTCCTTTTTATCATCCTGGGGACCTGGTTTTGGCAGGAATGGCTGCCGTTCATCATGATGAAGAACGTTCCGCCGGAAAACCAGATTTATGTCCTTGCCACGCGCATCGGTCTGCTGGTGATGCTGTTGGTCCTTGTCAATCTTGTCAGGCTCGCTTGGCAGAGGAAGAACAAGGAAGAGTTGTTTTTTAAGCTGGATTCGTACCAAGACTTCGACATCTAA